The region aatacatttttttttCTCACCTTCGGTCTGCTGTGTTGTTTCGCTGGCGTGTGGGGCACGATGTTAATGGGGCTCATCTGCCATCCGATGAGGTTGCAGGCACACCATGTATGCATTATGCGGTAGAAATCTGCAGCCGCGCCCGCGGtttctagatcctgccgagggcatggtgcaggggcggagccaggaaatTTGGCCATTGGGTTCACTCCATGACTGGTTGTGAGAACTTACTACTAGTATGTGAAGTGTAAAGTATAATTTTAAATTATCTTACAACAAAATTATAGCACCAAAAAAAAACATAATGAATAGAAATATGGTATCATATATCACACATTATGTTGCATTAAAAACTGAAGAGTGCAAGACATACCCGTTCAATAAAATTATAAAATCACTTGTTTACATATTATAAATAGAGTAGCATCAGATAACTTTGTAGCTCCACGTGTAGCTTCTCATCTTCCTTGAACACAGAAAAAACGACAAGTTAGTTTGACAAGTTTAGAATAAGTAGTAACAAGAGAAATAATATTGTAAATGCACTCACATTTTAGAGTGTCCCCTTTCGATCTTTCACTGCCTTAAAAATATTAAACACTGCATCATTGGTAATGGTAGAAAATATATCTTTCTCCACATAGCATATTAGACAATCACTCATGAATTGATCACCCATTTTGTAGCGTAACTTTTTTTTTACAACATTCATAGCTGAAAAGCATCTCTCCACTGATGCAGTGGCAACTGGCAATATCAATACTAGCTTTAAAAGATGATAAACCAAAGGAAACGTAATATGCTTATTTGTTTCCACCATTAGTTTAGCAAGATCAGCAATTCCATCCAAATTGGCGAACCTTTCATCTACTCGCACATTGTCAATGTAAGTGCGAAGTTCAGGACCAAGATCATCCAATTTTCTTGAATCAAAGTCATCCGGATAAAACTCAGCTAGCTTCACTAAGCTATCCAAGTTAAAAGCAGCAAAGGAGTCTTTGGGGGTGAAAGAAGCCATGTGTCCAAGCAATGCAGAATTTACCTCATTGAAGCGGTCATCAAACTCTTGAAGCTGCCAATCAATGACGGAATTAAGACACTCAATTCGGTAATGTTGAAGGTTTGTCTTATTGGTTTTGTGCCGTGGTTTGTGACGATTAACATATTGCTCCTGCATGTTTACATTCTCAATGTGATGCTCTTCACAGAATGAATGTGCCTTCTCAAGAAGTGAGTCCCATCCATTATCCCTTAGTTCTTGCAGCTCATTCCTTGTTGACTTCACACATGAGATGGCATTCAGGATGTCTTGATCCTTCCTTTGTAAAGACTGTGACAAAGTATTTGCATTTCCCAATATATGCAACATCATGTGCAAATAAAAAACAAAATCAAAGGTCTCAAAATATGCTACAAGACCACGTGCTTGACATTTCTTTTCACTTTTGCCTTCTTTCTCAACATATTTCAGAATAGACATAACTGATGGGAACAATTTCACTAGACTTGAAAGAGTCCGGTAGTGTGAGCCCCAACGTGTGTCCCCAGCTCTTTGAAGAGTTTGTTCTTGATTTAGCCCTGTGCCAGTGCTAATCTGCCCACTACCTATGGCTTTTGTTACCTCCTCTCGATGTTTCTCTCTAATCATATCCTTTCTTTTGCAAGAAGCTCCAACCACATTGAATAAAACTGAGATCATGTAAAAAAAATCTGCAATATCATCATGCTTCTTTGATACTGCCACAATAACCAACTGGAGCTGGTGAGCAAAACAATGCACATAATACGCTGACTTATTCTCTTGCATAATCTTTGCTTTCAAGCCATTAAACTCACCGCGCATATTACTAGCCCCATCATAGCATTGGCCTCTAACCTGCTTTATGCTTAGTCCAATCTCAGTGAATAATTTTTGAAGAGTAGCCTTGAGACAAGTTGCTGATGTTTCCTTCACATGTTCAATTCCAACTAACCGTTCAATGATAAATCCACGCTTGCTAAGATATCTCAAAACAACTGCCATTTGCTCTTTGTCAGACACATCAGCGGCTTCATCAATCAACAAACTAAATACATCGCCCCCAATTTCATCAATAATAGAATTTAAAGTTATCTGCACAAAAGATAATTAACTTATTAGAGAACATTTGTTATTTGCAAGAAAACATAAATAGAGGCGATTAAATTTGATGTTACCTTTGCAAAATAATTTGCAATTTCCTTTTGAATATCTCCACATACCCACTTAAAGTTTCTTGGAGCATTCTCAAGAACTACATTCCGTATAGCTTCATTCTGGTTTGCCAAAGTATGTACCAACTCTCGGAAATTTCCCTTATTTTTCGACTCCTCTGATTCATCATGGCCCCGGAAAGCTAAGCCTTGATGCAACAAGTATCTCACCGAATCAATGGAAGCATCAAGCCGAATTCGATTTTGCTTTTTTGTAAGATCAGtttgcttatcaaaagcaacatgaaTTGACTGATCTTGATTCATCAAAGCGTCACATCTTTTTATTGCTACATTGTGAAAGCTATTAACATTACCCTTACCCTCATGAGTATCGAGTCTGCTTTTCTTGTTCCAACCGTTCCAACCGTTAATTGCAAATGCATCACTTCCAGCTTGTCCCTCATTGTAATCTCTGAAAAGGTAGCAACACAAACAGAAAGCCTTATGCACTGTGTCACTATACTCAAGCCAACGATCATAGTCGTTAAACCAATCTGGATTAAATCTTCGTTGAGTATCACCAATCTCCCTCTGCGGGTAATCAAAATTAGATGGTGGCCTGTAAGGTCCTCTCATTAAATATCTGCGCCTAATCTCATCTTGCTTTTTCGGATTTCTTGTGTAGTCTGAAATTCTCTTCCGATCAGCCGGATCATACGGCAACTCATCTAAATTAATTTCTGTATGAATAGTAGGCTTCGGGAGACTAGCTGCAGTGACATTTGATGCACTTAGCCTACGTCTAGTGGGTGACCTTGATGTGCCTGTATCATCATCTCGATCTGGTGACCgagttttcttcaaaaaataccgCTCCATAGCCTAGATCAATCAAAGTTCATGGAGAAAAACGAATAAAAAAACTAGGGTAAAGCAGTCACTGTGTACTGGTGTTTTAGGGTAGATAAAACATACAAAAAAAGGAGAGGAGATGCGGCTGTATCATCTAATTACCTCAAATCTTGGGTTTCAGTATTGTCGATGTCGATCTGCAGCCGTTTACTTGCCGCGGGGGTGCGGCGGCGGTAGAGGCGTCGAACGACAAGAACAGGCGAGATGGGAATTAGAGAAACGATTAGACGAACGACGAAAAAAAAacaggcttcgacgaggccgcgtgCGTCTGCCTACGCTTTTCTCGTAAAAAGGATTACGTGACTGACGCACTCACGATTCAGGTAAAACGATTACGTGGGCTTTTGGTTTTGGGCCTTTTCCTTCCACGTACGTGAGGTGTGTTGGGGTCAGCCAGAATATTTTGTTGGGTTCACATCAGTCAAACACCTATATATACCACGTCCGAGGCAAGATCCATTGGGTTCAGTTGAACCCAATGCCTATACACTGGCTCCGCCGCTGGCATGGTGGAGTTCCACGTGCtgggtgtgtgtgtggtgtggtgtggtgtgcATGCATGGTTGGGGGACAGATAGGGACGACGAGGGCGTGTACTTATCTACTTCCGACTCCTCACTTTGTCTGATGGGTGAGAACCCTAGCCGCCACTCCCCGtcaccctcccccctcctccttgtTCAGTCCTTGCAGCTATcgttcccccttcctcctctcctccccatTCCACTCCCATCGCTAAGCTCACCGCCGCCAATAATCTTCCCGTAGAGCTCGCCCCTCACCGCCATTAAGGAAACAATATGCATGCACTCGCGTTGTTGATTCAAACAGAGGAGCATGCCATCGAGACGACCACTATTTAAAATTTGGATATATTTGGCCATATTGTTACTCAGAAACACAATGCAAACACAAACACTCACATGCATTCACCACTATTTGAGATTGACAAAATCACCACAACGccttctcactagtagaaaaagggtcatttgtcccggttcgtaagggccttctgtcccggtttaggaaccgggactaaaaggtcgttactaatgcccttggcctttagtcccggttcttacacgaaccgagacagatgggcctccacgtggccgctgcggccagcccaggcaggggggcctttggtcccggttggtgacataaaccgggaccaaaaggcatccacgcgtcagcaactGACTGGAGCTgagggtttttttttgaaaggggctggtttaggggttttgggggttaatttaggttgttattagctagctaatagagaggagtgtcctctcttatatctccgtgcttggtttaccaacgctactgctatgttcatttcacccgctgatatataataactcttcatgctcgcatcatgcatcatcatatataataacaagtcctactaatcatgaatcatcatacaacttccattcgttattaataacaagtcatacgatcatcatcctcatagtcatcaaacaaaccctacttaattgttcttagcacatgatcatcagtattaggtaggacctaaatacccttaagataaaatagcataaaacaatatagaccctgactctccattatggagaatggagatcatcctgtctccaattcttgcgcttcgcttccttttgcttccaagaacctccttacgactgtccatacattttttccattctttgattatcatgtctcCACTTTTTTTAgagatccggtatggacagttgagattcgtaggatgacctagttgtatgttcaaaacatcaaggcgaccgtgctgatacatcagatgaggcacacaatcattcgggattatctgttgaaaaacatagtaataacttcgtagttagcaatgatgtactagttttagaagtatgcaaaagatgcacagatgtcgtaataataaaaaatcttaccaaggtatctccatagtagttaccgtagctcaacacgtgcactagtggcacgtattgaccataatgttgaggagttcgattgtagatattataattctcaagatcagtacaaaatgcgatcagatgatttttctcctgataagttaatttggagccattgatgtagtgggttttgtctaccatcttccgcacattctgaaTGAGAATAAGCTAttaatgaaaataagttgtcaactattttgaaataaccaatataaattacttaataactatgtttgagaagctcacataggggaagaattggaagcgtatcaacaaggacccaaatgttcatattgtcttgctcgattttaggatcaccaaaatccatggtgacaagcataccctcatcaaaaccatacaccttgcaaagtgcttcccaatttttgcaaccaaaatgggttacactcttagaattgtacaactttacttcaaaatccacaccacgATGGGTCCTTAGGtcaattttctttgtttccatactttcatggtcttcaaaacccatcctctccaagacatagcgtcttgcatagcatgggataagctagtcgaattggaaaagatgaaaagtacacgttgaaatagttgaagtcatgcttaattacaaaaaaaactcttgtcgtcgttgcgtaccgtttcaacatcgaaggtctcctcgagcttaatgctgaagcaccgatcctCGTCCAGCTCAAGAACCTGtcacacatacctcggtcgtcgtggcaccattcgcactcccccgggcgattttcatcatccgagtacgacatttcctatgttcataattcaaatattaaacttgcctcaggactcatattataggactcatattgacatggagatttggctggtctcacctcgaggtcagaGGGGGGTcgttgacggggacgacggtgcggatgatggagggggctcctagatttctgtaaTAAAAATCCTATAAGCTGTCAagtaatcaaatgcatacgccttgcatagtgatctccaattttagcattcaaagtaggagtacttttccaatttgagcattcaataagcaaaactaaatcgtaaaataaagtagtattcaaattagcatgcattcaattataagcaaaactacatcatctcttgtgtccgtacatcgtcgaatattatcactaataatcctcgaatactatcatacatataacatcgctaatacagctagaaccgtagcgcccgacgggtatcgtcgcgggcggtggacacccaaagagaaggaaccatcacatgatcataactccagtgagatccctgaagaacttgCCAGGTATTGtcaaacctgccctccaacgcaaccatgtagcgacggacgtgctcgtcctcctcgctgacacggtgacgtaccacctccgtggtgtccggaagcctcggcaccgtcactggcccacgcgaccgccatcaaataaggatcgggtcaacgacgggctggctcctaaccaacctacgccccccggaaggtagcacctcccaataccagcccgacgaagcccagtcccggacatggcccctctgatcaagccggcctctTCCGCCGAGTCGACAACGAGGATgtaggataggcatcgtcgacgccaatgcgggaataattgcttgaactaaaaaaataaactatttctattaattttcttgctaaaaataaactacttctatagtaaaataaagtagttttactaaatcaactagttcaactacttagcacttattataaataaaataaagtagtacttactaaaaataaactacgtgcttctatatatagtaaaataaactagttttatttaatcaactagttcaactactaagcacttactataaataaaataaagtagtacttactaaaaataaacgagtttaactagttctattatttttctaactaattatattaaaaacTATTTTAACTAATTATAGTAAAATAAATttttctatacatacacaatatgaacatatacataaattgacaaagaaaattctacgagcaaaaaaatcattaaaattctatgaacaaaactaCAACAGAAAAAaaccataaaaattctatgaacagaaaaaatcgtAAAAAAGTTGACATattttttgcatatatatgaacatacaaacatttgcatattcaacaataatatcaccaaaaatatctatgaacagaaaaaaattctaacacaatatgaacaaattacaacaactcaattaactacacatctaaattaactacacatctaaattatgaAAATTCATATATATATGAGCTCACTGCACACAAGGGGGCGGCAACGACGAAGCAGGGCCGGCACGGGGATGGCGACGgtgaggggcgcggcgacgggTGACGAAGCATGGCACGGCGACGGCGATGGTGATGGGCGCGGCGACGAGCAACGAGGAGGCAGGGCCGGCGGCGTCAGGGCAGGGGGGCGCGTGGCGGCGACGGCGTCTGGGCGGGGCCGGCGGCGTCGGGGCACGGGGATgcggggcgacgacggcgacggcgaggcgcagaggggcagcctggcggcgtcgtcggggcggggaagacgaactgaattaaaattttcacaagtgctagtTATATAGGCACACCTTTGGTcctggtttgtggcaccaaccgggactaatacacccctttagtcccggttggtgccaccaaccgggaccaaaggtctcttttcagcagcccaaagggtggaaaggagaggcctttggtcccagttggtggcaccaaccgggactaaaggggggcattggtcccggttggtgctacgaaccgggaccaatgctcccctttagtctcggttggtgccaccaaccgggaccaaaggccttgcacagcggcgtggtggtgggagtttagtcccacctcgctagctgagagagagccgcacctgtttataagttgCGGTGTGCCTGAGCTGTTGAGCTCCTTTCTaaagcaggcttacgggcctaacctCTCTGTGCAtgcttgtgggcctactgggccttctgcgggcctgaatcctggcccatggatgggtttctagtcgtattcaggccgtggtggcccagtaggtggcataatttttattttttccctggttttttgttttcttttttgctttatttattttgttttctttctacttacaacaaaaaacttatttattttttattttctttctaattacttatgtattttactttatgataattctttttgctattaaagtttctaacaaaaaagttctttatgaaaattctttttgctattaatgattttgaacagaaaatactttgataattttagttgcatcaattttatagaattttagtttcaataatactagaggttgcttataatgttttgaagagaaaatactttgataattttagtttcataaattttatttatgttattaaagtttattttattttattttattttgtttctacttatatattttattaaggtttataatattttgtttctaatttcttatttattttcttttatgatatttctttttgctattaaatttgtaacaaaaaagttctttatggaaattctttttgcttttaatgattttgaacagaaaatgaactctgaaaaggttgaaagttggcatggtatcatcatttcatccacatagcatgtgcaagaaagttgagagggttacggcaaaaactggatgcacttcatgtacaaaacggacaatcattttttaagtatcaggatttcatacggaaacttgtctcttACAAcagacatttcaaatgaactacgaaaaggttgaaagttaacatggtatcatcataatagttgtggagaaagtgttcactttttcttcacttgtgtcctttccttattgcgccgtaaccatggataatcttcatcatttatcaggatgcttgggccagccttgactttgaagggaggaatttcataaaacttttcataatcttcagagatgtctgtcttgccctccactcccacgatgtccctttttcctgaaagaactatgtggtgctttggctcatcgtatgatgtattcgcttccttatcttttctttttctcggtttggtagacatgtccttcacatagataacctatgccacatcattagctatgacgaacggttcgttagtgtacccaagattgttcagatccactgttgtcattccgtactgtgggtctacctataccccgcctcctgacagattgacctatttgcacttaaacaaatggaccttaaaatcatgtccgtagtcaagttcccatatgttcactatgtaaccataatatgtgtcctttcccctctcggttgctgcatcaaagcggacaccgctgttttggttagtgctcttttgatcttgggcgatcgtgtaaaatgtattcccatttatctcgtatcctttgtaagtcaatacaatcGAAGAtcgtcccctggacaacgagtacagctcatcacaaacagtgttgtcacctctgagacgtgtttccaaccaactgctgaaagtcctgatgtgttcacatgtaatccagtcgtcgcactgctcgggtgtttggagcgcaaattgttcttgtgttcatcgacatacggggtcaccaaggtagagttctgtagaactgtgtagtgtgcttgagaccaagaatatccgtccctgcatattattgagtcccctccaagtgtgccttttccagttagtctcccctcataccgcgatttagggatacctatcttcttaaggccaggaatgaagtcaacacaaaacccaatgacatcctctgtttgatggcccatggagatgcttccttctggcctagcacggttatggacatatttctttaggactcccatgaacctatgaaaggggtacatattgtgtagaaatatggggcccagaatgacaatctcatcaactagatgaactaggacgtgcgtcatgatattgaagaaggatggtgggaacaccagctcgaaactgacaagacattgcaccacatcactccttagccttggtatgatttctggatggatcaccttctgagagattgcattgaggaatgcacatagcttcacaatggctaatcggacgttttcagatagaagccccctcaatgcaaccggaagcagttgcatcataatcacgtggcagtcatgagactttagttctagaactttttctctggcatatttattattctctttatattcgatgagaagccagtcgggaccttcatactaagtaggcattcaaagaagatttccttctcttctttggtaagagtgtagctggcaggaccttcatactgctttggaggcatgccatatttttcgtgcaaacgttgcaggtcctcccgtgcctcagctgtatcttttgtcttcccatacacgcccaagaagcctagcaggttgacgcaaaggttcttcatcacgtgcatcacctcgatcgaagagcggacctctaggtctttccagtagggtaggccccaaaatatagatttcttcttccacatgggtgcgtgtcccccagcgtcactcggaacagctagtctgccgggaccctttccaaagattacgtgtaaatcattgaccatagcaagtatgtgatcaccggtatgcatggcgggcttcttcggtgatctgcctcgcctttgaaatgcttgcctgtctttcgacattgatggttggtcggaagaaattgacgatggcccaggtacacaatcttcctgcatttgtccaggtaaatACTTTCCGTGTcagctaaatagtgcgtgcatgcatggtatcccttgtttgtctgccctgaaaggttactgagagcgggccaatcattgatggttataaACAACAacacgtgcaggttaaattcctcctgtctgtgctcatcccacacacgtacaccgtttccattccacagctgtaaaagttcttcaactaatggccttaggtacacatcaatgtcattgtcgggttgcttagggccttggatgagaactggcatcataatgaacttccgcttcatgcacatccaaggaggaaggttatacatacatagagtcacgggccaggtgctgtgattgctgctctgctccccgaaaggattaatgccatccgcgcttgaaCCAAACCATAGGTTCCTttggtcacgtgcaaactcagctaagtactctctctcgatttttctccactgcgacccatcaacgggtgctctcaacttcccgtctttcttacggtcctcactgtgccatcgcatcaacttggcatgctctttgtttctgaacagtcgtttcaaccgtggtattataggagcataccacatcaccttcgcaggaaccctcttcctgcggggctcgccgtcaacatcaccagtgtcatctcgtctgatcttataccgcaatgcaccgcataccgagcatgcgttcaaatcctcgtatccaccgcggtagaggatgcagtcattagggcatgcatgtatcttctgcacctccaatcctagagggcatacgaccttctttgctgcgtacgtactgtcgggcaattcgttaccctttggaagcttcttcttcaatattttcagtagcttctcaaatcctttgctaggcacatcattctctgccttccactgcagaaattccagtacggtacccagctttgtgttgccatcttcgcaattggggtacaactcttttttgtgatcctctaacatgcgatcgaacttcagcttctccttttgacttccgcattgcgtccttgcatcgacaatgacccgacggagatcatcatcatcgggcacatcgtctggttcctcttgatcttcagcaacttcccccgttgcagcatcatcgggcacatcgtttggttcctcttgatcttcagcacccccccccccgttgtagcatcaccgtattcagggggcacatagttttcatagtcctcttcttcttcgccgtcttccatcataacccttatTTCTCCGTgcatcgtccaaacattatagtgtgacatgaaacccttgtaaagcaggtgggtgtgaagaattttccggtcagagtaagacttcgtattcccatatTTAGGgcgtggacaacacataaaaccattctgcttgtttgcctcagccacttcgagaaaattatgcacgcccttaatgtactcggaggtgtgtctatcaccatacatccattgccggttcatctgcgtgcattatatataattatgtgtgtcaaaagtaagaaaatcagacaagtatctatctaaagtaagaaaatcaagacaagtatctatgtaaagttAGAAAATCAGaatgaagataagaacaagaggctcaccacggtggtgccggcgatgagatcggcgcggcgatcaacggcggtgaaaacggggacggggtgtgacggactgctaaatctagacaaatctcggggaaaatggagctccgaggtcgagcttcgagaggagaaagcttaactagtgtggcttgggcatttcatcgaacacctcatataggaggtgagctagagcacccaaatgccctcccctctccggccagaaaaaacagagcactgtggagtgctctaccactgcgatgggtatatataggaaaattatttgtcccggttcgtggcagggAACCGGG is a window of Triticum dicoccoides isolate Atlit2015 ecotype Zavitan chromosome 2B, WEW_v2.0, whole genome shotgun sequence DNA encoding:
- the LOC119360599 gene encoding zinc finger MYM-type protein 1-like codes for the protein MAVRGELYGKIIGGEITMRDKLEVMHLQLTVGTVGTRKADSILMRQNRIRLDASIDSVRYLLHQGLAFRGHDESEESKNKGNFRELVHTLANQNEAIRNVVLENAPRNFKWVCGDIQKEIANYFAKITLNSIIDEIGGDVFSLLIDEAADVSDKEQMAVVLRYLSKRGFIIERLVGIEHVKETSATCLKATLQKLFTEIGLSIKQLQLVIVAVSKKHDDIADFFYMISVLFNVVGASCKRKDMIREKHREEVTKAIGSGQISTGTGLNQEQTLQRAGDTRWGSHYRTLSSLVKLFPSVMSILKYFDDRFNEVNSALLGHMASFTPKDSFAAFNLDSLVKLAEFYPDDFDSRKLDDLGPELRTYIDNVRVDERFANLDGIADLAKLMVETNKHITFPLVYHLLKLVLILPVATASVERCFSAMNVVKKKLRYKMGDQFMSDCLICYVEKDIFSTITNDAVFNIFKAVKDRKGTL